One window of the Thamnophis elegans isolate rThaEle1 chromosome 6, rThaEle1.pri, whole genome shotgun sequence genome contains the following:
- the SENP7 gene encoding sentrin-specific protease 7 isoform X3 has product MEGSGKSSSYPQNWASGSRNKRIQSNWKSKSIGDERPLLGQPKVILTNVLKTELGRKYIKTQFVTGANLSHAIKLQSNQQTSSSVDTLEIWHILNPLHQSLFLSESRQPKVILRNILRTKTGREYMQKQHLTDAKLSDANKLQSDEQPSLSISSLKSCQTISSQQSCIFPKRYENYPKRSHEKTQYKDTELSNALQTLRKCDVLLEDCSINNKRGHKTEKRQEDFKNVSPSLMKSSCQNNESRKRRGVFCSHWNEASPKKSLLKEHKTESVQSPGDRDSSENHQNLTPSLQEENIQQPLESDFNETLNTTDLGTTGCCPSKNNSNSSPDRKLYSSTNEDKSILSVVSSSVKEEVNTTSPLKNPLNKSEMNKETAESSEPIILSSDEEELSELQDPEIYFQTEKDHEVEKTDKEQENVLHLSEDPSQYETKSKAKEVSADPLVLHSSADHSTINEHVPLALDIKFERMYFGKHKRAAAGYARFTINCITIPFEVALNKKIVLSIDSLHLKRFGLWTNKDSSNFGNSAIIFLWLSLDYMEQVENQLGRIILNKQVKGSKFVFIQLSQMLTEKEQVMLNRIIAEISTKIHSADLTNFLPWQQAIDEISCEENSFMHYCYETFQKHLERNRTSVSSEQPLDECKSNLTKPNYTLLQKEHSGQYSFSISSGKGKEWKELQETRPMKNLIVYPPSPAKGGLGVTKEDLECLEYGEFLNDVIIDFYLKYLQLEKAPKELADRSHIFSSFFYKCLTRTEKNSEENPKLSIAQRRHRRVKRWTRYINIFNKDYIFVPVNEESHWYIAVICFPWLENVIYKDCENQHWPQSDFQQFPHQSESNSVTIRKESVLVLSDIWCDTEEQDIKSNLHHEDIQPGTIASEFSSKVSKKFSDTLKIKKICKRPCILILDSLKASSVQNTVQILREYLEAEWEAKRKTCREFSKSTMVDFCPRVPKQNNNSDCGIYLLQYVETFFQNPIVNFELPVHLEQWFPPHLVRRKREQIRDLILQLHFQQQGGSKS; this is encoded by the exons TGGGCATCAGGATCAAGGAATAAAAGGATTCAGTCAAACTGGAAGAGTAAAAGCATTGGTGATGAAAGACCATTATTGGG GCAACCCAAAGTTATCTTGACGAATGTCCTGAAGACGGAATtaggaagaaaatatataaagacGCAGTTTGTAACTGGTGCTAATTTATCTCATGCTATCAAGTTGCAGTCAAATCAACAAACCTCCTCATCTGTTGACACTCTAGAGATATGGCACATATTAAATCCTCTTCACCAATCCCTCTTTTTATCAGAAAG CAGGCAACCTAAAGTTATCTTGAGGAATATTCTGAGGACAAAAACAGGAAGAGAATACATGCAAAAGCAACATTTAACTGATGCTAAATTATCTGATGCTAACAAGCTGCAATCAGATGAACAACCTTCCTTATCTATTTCCAGCCTAAAATCATGTCAAACAATAAGTTCTCAACAAAGCTGTATTTTTCCTAAAAG ATATGAAAATTATCCAAAAAGATCACATGAAAAGACACAATATAAAGATACAGAACTTAGTAATGCCTTGCAGACTTTAAGAAAATGTGATGTATTGCTAGAAG actGCAGCATTAATAATAAACGTGGACACAAGACTGAGAAAAGACAAGAGGACTTCAAAAATGTTTCTCCTTCTTTGATGAAGTCAAGCTGTCAGaataatgaaagtagaaaaagaagagGTGTTTTCTGTAGCCACTGGAATGAAGCTTCTCCCAAAAAATCACTATTG AAAGAACACAAGACAGAATCAGTTCAATCACCTGGTGACCGAGATTCAAGTGAGAACCACCAGAATCTTACACCCAGTCTACAGGAGGAAAATATTCAGCAGCCTTTGGAATCAGATTTTAATGAAACATTAAATACCACTGATCTAGGCACTACTGGATGCTGTCCAagtaaaaataattcaaattctTCTCCCGATAGAAAGCTATATTCTTCCACCAATGAGGATAAATCTATTTTGTCTGTAGTCAGCTCTTCTGTGAAGGAGGAAGTGAATACAACTTCGCCACTGAAAAATCCATTGAATAAATCTGAAATGAATAAGGAGACGGCGGAGTCATCAGAGCCAA ttatCCTTTCTAGTGATGAAGAAGAACTTTCTGAGCTACAGGATCCTGAGATATATTTTCAGACTGAGAAAGACCATGAAGTAGAAAAAACGGACAAAGAACAAGAAAATGTTCTACATTTATCAGAAGATCCATCACAGTATGAGaccaaaagcaaagcaaaagaa gtATCAGCTGATCCACTTGTTCTTCATTCCTCTGCAGATCACAGCACCATCAATGAGCATGTGCCCCTTGCCTTAGATATAAAGTTTGAAAGGATGTATTTTGGAAAACATAAAAGAGCAGCAGCAGGATATGCTAGA TTTACCATCAATTGTATTACAATCCCATTTGAAG TTGCATTGAACAAGAAAATTGTACTCTCAATAGATTCCCTACACTTAAAAAGATTTGGACTTTGGACAAATAAAGATTCATCCAATTTTGGGAATAGTGCTATCATTTTTCTTTGGCTCTCATTAGATTATATggaacaagttgaaaatcaactAGGAAGAATTATATTAAATAAGCAAG TTAAAGGAAGCAAATTCGTTTTTATTCAGCTATCTCAGATGCTCACAGAAAAGGAGCAGGTAATGCTGAATAGGATAATTGCAGAAATAAGTACAAAGATTCATTCTGCAGATCTTACCAACTTTttaccttggcagcaagccattGACGAAATCTCATGTGAAGAAAATTCTTTCATGCACTATTGCTATGAAACATTTCAGAAGCACTTAGAAAGGAACAGAACTTCAGTTTCATCAGAGCAGCCCCTGGAC GAATGCAAATCAAATCTGACCAAGCCCAATTATACCTTGCTGCAGAAAGAACATAGTGGACAATACTCCTTTTCTATTTCttctgggaaaggaaaggaatggaaagagtTGCAGGAGACTCGACCTATGAAGAA CTTGATTGTTTATCCTCCTTCACCTGCAAAAGGAGGGCTTGGTGTCACAAAAGAGGACTTGGAGTGTTTAGAATATGGAGAATTCCTTAATGATGTGATCATTGATTTTTATCTTAA GTATCTGCAGTTAGAAAAAGCTCCCAAGGAACTTGCAGATCGGTCACACATATTTAGCAGTTTCTTCTACAAGTGCTTGACCAGGACAGAGAAGAACTCTGAAGAAAATCCAAAACTATC aATAGCCCAAAGAAGACACCGAAGAGTAAAAAGGTGGACTCgatatataaacatttttaataaagATTACATTTTTGTACCCGTAAATGAAGA GTCTCATTGGTATATTGCAGTAATTTGCTTCCCTTGGTTAGAAAACGTTATATATAAGGATTGTGAAAATCAACATTGGCCACAATCTGACTTCCAGCAATTTCCACATCAGTCAGAAAGTAACAGTGTAACCATTAGAAAAGAAAGTGTTTTGGTCCTTAGTGATATCTGGTGTGATACTGAAGAGCAAGATATAAAGAGCAACCTGCATCATGAag ATATTCAACCAGGCACCATAGCTTCAGAATTCAGTTCCAAAGTTTCCAAA AAATTCTCAGACActttaaaaatcaagaaaatttgtAAAAG GCCATGTATCCTTATCTTAGATTCTCTGAAGGCAAGTTCAGTACAAAATACTGTTCAGATCCTGAGAGA ATATCTAGAAGCAGAATGGGAAGCTAAACGCAAAACTTGTCGTGAGTTCAGCAAATCGACTATGGTGGATTTTTGTCCAAGAGTCcccaaacaaaataataacagtGATTGTGGAATATACTTATTGCAGTATGTGGAAACTTTTTTTCAG AATCCTATTGTTAACTTTGAACTTCCGGTACACTTGGAGCAATGGTTTCCTCCTCACCTGGTGAGAAGAAAGCGAGAACAGATTAGAGACTTGATCTTGCAATTACATTTCCAACAGCAGGGTGGCAGCAAAAGCTAG
- the SENP7 gene encoding sentrin-specific protease 7 isoform X1, with the protein MEGSGKSSSYPQNYRIPKKGSNTKPDDEHIQSPLSRFEVIHPLQNSFQGWASGSRNKRIQSNWKSKSIGDERPLLGQPKVILTNVLKTELGRKYIKTQFVTGANLSHAIKLQSNQQTSSSVDTLEIWHILNPLHQSLFLSESRQPKVILRNILRTKTGREYMQKQHLTDAKLSDANKLQSDEQPSLSISSLKSCQTISSQQSCIFPKRYENYPKRSHEKTQYKDTELSNALQTLRKCDVLLEDCSINNKRGHKTEKRQEDFKNVSPSLMKSSCQNNESRKRRGVFCSHWNEASPKKSLLKEHKTESVQSPGDRDSSENHQNLTPSLQEENIQQPLESDFNETLNTTDLGTTGCCPSKNNSNSSPDRKLYSSTNEDKSILSVVSSSVKEEVNTTSPLKNPLNKSEMNKETAESSEPIILSSDEEELSELQDPEIYFQTEKDHEVEKTDKEQENVLHLSEDPSQYETKSKAKEVSADPLVLHSSADHSTINEHVPLALDIKFERMYFGKHKRAAAGYARFTINCITIPFEVALNKKIVLSIDSLHLKRFGLWTNKDSSNFGNSAIIFLWLSLDYMEQVENQLGRIILNKQVKGSKFVFIQLSQMLTEKEQVMLNRIIAEISTKIHSADLTNFLPWQQAIDEISCEENSFMHYCYETFQKHLERNRTSVSSEQPLDECKSNLTKPNYTLLQKEHSGQYSFSISSGKGKEWKELQETRPMKNLIVYPPSPAKGGLGVTKEDLECLEYGEFLNDVIIDFYLKYLQLEKAPKELADRSHIFSSFFYKCLTRTEKNSEENPKLSIAQRRHRRVKRWTRYINIFNKDYIFVPVNEESHWYIAVICFPWLENVIYKDCENQHWPQSDFQQFPHQSESNSVTIRKESVLVLSDIWCDTEEQDIKSNLHHEDIQPGTIASEFSSKVSKKFSDTLKIKKICKRPCILILDSLKASSVQNTVQILREYLEAEWEAKRKTCREFSKSTMVDFCPRVPKQNNNSDCGIYLLQYVETFFQNPIVNFELPVHLEQWFPPHLVRRKREQIRDLILQLHFQQQGGSKS; encoded by the exons TGGGCATCAGGATCAAGGAATAAAAGGATTCAGTCAAACTGGAAGAGTAAAAGCATTGGTGATGAAAGACCATTATTGGG GCAACCCAAAGTTATCTTGACGAATGTCCTGAAGACGGAATtaggaagaaaatatataaagacGCAGTTTGTAACTGGTGCTAATTTATCTCATGCTATCAAGTTGCAGTCAAATCAACAAACCTCCTCATCTGTTGACACTCTAGAGATATGGCACATATTAAATCCTCTTCACCAATCCCTCTTTTTATCAGAAAG CAGGCAACCTAAAGTTATCTTGAGGAATATTCTGAGGACAAAAACAGGAAGAGAATACATGCAAAAGCAACATTTAACTGATGCTAAATTATCTGATGCTAACAAGCTGCAATCAGATGAACAACCTTCCTTATCTATTTCCAGCCTAAAATCATGTCAAACAATAAGTTCTCAACAAAGCTGTATTTTTCCTAAAAG ATATGAAAATTATCCAAAAAGATCACATGAAAAGACACAATATAAAGATACAGAACTTAGTAATGCCTTGCAGACTTTAAGAAAATGTGATGTATTGCTAGAAG actGCAGCATTAATAATAAACGTGGACACAAGACTGAGAAAAGACAAGAGGACTTCAAAAATGTTTCTCCTTCTTTGATGAAGTCAAGCTGTCAGaataatgaaagtagaaaaagaagagGTGTTTTCTGTAGCCACTGGAATGAAGCTTCTCCCAAAAAATCACTATTG AAAGAACACAAGACAGAATCAGTTCAATCACCTGGTGACCGAGATTCAAGTGAGAACCACCAGAATCTTACACCCAGTCTACAGGAGGAAAATATTCAGCAGCCTTTGGAATCAGATTTTAATGAAACATTAAATACCACTGATCTAGGCACTACTGGATGCTGTCCAagtaaaaataattcaaattctTCTCCCGATAGAAAGCTATATTCTTCCACCAATGAGGATAAATCTATTTTGTCTGTAGTCAGCTCTTCTGTGAAGGAGGAAGTGAATACAACTTCGCCACTGAAAAATCCATTGAATAAATCTGAAATGAATAAGGAGACGGCGGAGTCATCAGAGCCAA ttatCCTTTCTAGTGATGAAGAAGAACTTTCTGAGCTACAGGATCCTGAGATATATTTTCAGACTGAGAAAGACCATGAAGTAGAAAAAACGGACAAAGAACAAGAAAATGTTCTACATTTATCAGAAGATCCATCACAGTATGAGaccaaaagcaaagcaaaagaa gtATCAGCTGATCCACTTGTTCTTCATTCCTCTGCAGATCACAGCACCATCAATGAGCATGTGCCCCTTGCCTTAGATATAAAGTTTGAAAGGATGTATTTTGGAAAACATAAAAGAGCAGCAGCAGGATATGCTAGA TTTACCATCAATTGTATTACAATCCCATTTGAAG TTGCATTGAACAAGAAAATTGTACTCTCAATAGATTCCCTACACTTAAAAAGATTTGGACTTTGGACAAATAAAGATTCATCCAATTTTGGGAATAGTGCTATCATTTTTCTTTGGCTCTCATTAGATTATATggaacaagttgaaaatcaactAGGAAGAATTATATTAAATAAGCAAG TTAAAGGAAGCAAATTCGTTTTTATTCAGCTATCTCAGATGCTCACAGAAAAGGAGCAGGTAATGCTGAATAGGATAATTGCAGAAATAAGTACAAAGATTCATTCTGCAGATCTTACCAACTTTttaccttggcagcaagccattGACGAAATCTCATGTGAAGAAAATTCTTTCATGCACTATTGCTATGAAACATTTCAGAAGCACTTAGAAAGGAACAGAACTTCAGTTTCATCAGAGCAGCCCCTGGAC GAATGCAAATCAAATCTGACCAAGCCCAATTATACCTTGCTGCAGAAAGAACATAGTGGACAATACTCCTTTTCTATTTCttctgggaaaggaaaggaatggaaagagtTGCAGGAGACTCGACCTATGAAGAA CTTGATTGTTTATCCTCCTTCACCTGCAAAAGGAGGGCTTGGTGTCACAAAAGAGGACTTGGAGTGTTTAGAATATGGAGAATTCCTTAATGATGTGATCATTGATTTTTATCTTAA GTATCTGCAGTTAGAAAAAGCTCCCAAGGAACTTGCAGATCGGTCACACATATTTAGCAGTTTCTTCTACAAGTGCTTGACCAGGACAGAGAAGAACTCTGAAGAAAATCCAAAACTATC aATAGCCCAAAGAAGACACCGAAGAGTAAAAAGGTGGACTCgatatataaacatttttaataaagATTACATTTTTGTACCCGTAAATGAAGA GTCTCATTGGTATATTGCAGTAATTTGCTTCCCTTGGTTAGAAAACGTTATATATAAGGATTGTGAAAATCAACATTGGCCACAATCTGACTTCCAGCAATTTCCACATCAGTCAGAAAGTAACAGTGTAACCATTAGAAAAGAAAGTGTTTTGGTCCTTAGTGATATCTGGTGTGATACTGAAGAGCAAGATATAAAGAGCAACCTGCATCATGAag ATATTCAACCAGGCACCATAGCTTCAGAATTCAGTTCCAAAGTTTCCAAA AAATTCTCAGACActttaaaaatcaagaaaatttgtAAAAG GCCATGTATCCTTATCTTAGATTCTCTGAAGGCAAGTTCAGTACAAAATACTGTTCAGATCCTGAGAGA ATATCTAGAAGCAGAATGGGAAGCTAAACGCAAAACTTGTCGTGAGTTCAGCAAATCGACTATGGTGGATTTTTGTCCAAGAGTCcccaaacaaaataataacagtGATTGTGGAATATACTTATTGCAGTATGTGGAAACTTTTTTTCAG AATCCTATTGTTAACTTTGAACTTCCGGTACACTTGGAGCAATGGTTTCCTCCTCACCTGGTGAGAAGAAAGCGAGAACAGATTAGAGACTTGATCTTGCAATTACATTTCCAACAGCAGGGTGGCAGCAAAAGCTAG
- the SENP7 gene encoding sentrin-specific protease 7 isoform X5: MEGSGKSSSYPQNYRIPKKGSNTKPDDEHIQSPLSRFEVIHPLQNSFQGWASGSRNKRIQSNWKSKSIGDERPLLGYENYPKRSHEKTQYKDTELSNALQTLRKCDVLLEDCSINNKRGHKTEKRQEDFKNVSPSLMKSSCQNNESRKRRGVFCSHWNEASPKKSLLKEHKTESVQSPGDRDSSENHQNLTPSLQEENIQQPLESDFNETLNTTDLGTTGCCPSKNNSNSSPDRKLYSSTNEDKSILSVVSSSVKEEVNTTSPLKNPLNKSEMNKETAESSEPIILSSDEEELSELQDPEIYFQTEKDHEVEKTDKEQENVLHLSEDPSQYETKSKAKEVSADPLVLHSSADHSTINEHVPLALDIKFERMYFGKHKRAAAGYARFTINCITIPFEVALNKKIVLSIDSLHLKRFGLWTNKDSSNFGNSAIIFLWLSLDYMEQVENQLGRIILNKQVKGSKFVFIQLSQMLTEKEQVMLNRIIAEISTKIHSADLTNFLPWQQAIDEISCEENSFMHYCYETFQKHLERNRTSVSSEQPLDECKSNLTKPNYTLLQKEHSGQYSFSISSGKGKEWKELQETRPMKNLIVYPPSPAKGGLGVTKEDLECLEYGEFLNDVIIDFYLKYLQLEKAPKELADRSHIFSSFFYKCLTRTEKNSEENPKLSIAQRRHRRVKRWTRYINIFNKDYIFVPVNEESHWYIAVICFPWLENVIYKDCENQHWPQSDFQQFPHQSESNSVTIRKESVLVLSDIWCDTEEQDIKSNLHHEDIQPGTIASEFSSKVSKKFSDTLKIKKICKRPCILILDSLKASSVQNTVQILREYLEAEWEAKRKTCREFSKSTMVDFCPRVPKQNNNSDCGIYLLQYVETFFQNPIVNFELPVHLEQWFPPHLVRRKREQIRDLILQLHFQQQGGSKS, translated from the exons TGGGCATCAGGATCAAGGAATAAAAGGATTCAGTCAAACTGGAAGAGTAAAAGCATTGGTGATGAAAGACCATTATTGGG ATATGAAAATTATCCAAAAAGATCACATGAAAAGACACAATATAAAGATACAGAACTTAGTAATGCCTTGCAGACTTTAAGAAAATGTGATGTATTGCTAGAAG actGCAGCATTAATAATAAACGTGGACACAAGACTGAGAAAAGACAAGAGGACTTCAAAAATGTTTCTCCTTCTTTGATGAAGTCAAGCTGTCAGaataatgaaagtagaaaaagaagagGTGTTTTCTGTAGCCACTGGAATGAAGCTTCTCCCAAAAAATCACTATTG AAAGAACACAAGACAGAATCAGTTCAATCACCTGGTGACCGAGATTCAAGTGAGAACCACCAGAATCTTACACCCAGTCTACAGGAGGAAAATATTCAGCAGCCTTTGGAATCAGATTTTAATGAAACATTAAATACCACTGATCTAGGCACTACTGGATGCTGTCCAagtaaaaataattcaaattctTCTCCCGATAGAAAGCTATATTCTTCCACCAATGAGGATAAATCTATTTTGTCTGTAGTCAGCTCTTCTGTGAAGGAGGAAGTGAATACAACTTCGCCACTGAAAAATCCATTGAATAAATCTGAAATGAATAAGGAGACGGCGGAGTCATCAGAGCCAA ttatCCTTTCTAGTGATGAAGAAGAACTTTCTGAGCTACAGGATCCTGAGATATATTTTCAGACTGAGAAAGACCATGAAGTAGAAAAAACGGACAAAGAACAAGAAAATGTTCTACATTTATCAGAAGATCCATCACAGTATGAGaccaaaagcaaagcaaaagaa gtATCAGCTGATCCACTTGTTCTTCATTCCTCTGCAGATCACAGCACCATCAATGAGCATGTGCCCCTTGCCTTAGATATAAAGTTTGAAAGGATGTATTTTGGAAAACATAAAAGAGCAGCAGCAGGATATGCTAGA TTTACCATCAATTGTATTACAATCCCATTTGAAG TTGCATTGAACAAGAAAATTGTACTCTCAATAGATTCCCTACACTTAAAAAGATTTGGACTTTGGACAAATAAAGATTCATCCAATTTTGGGAATAGTGCTATCATTTTTCTTTGGCTCTCATTAGATTATATggaacaagttgaaaatcaactAGGAAGAATTATATTAAATAAGCAAG TTAAAGGAAGCAAATTCGTTTTTATTCAGCTATCTCAGATGCTCACAGAAAAGGAGCAGGTAATGCTGAATAGGATAATTGCAGAAATAAGTACAAAGATTCATTCTGCAGATCTTACCAACTTTttaccttggcagcaagccattGACGAAATCTCATGTGAAGAAAATTCTTTCATGCACTATTGCTATGAAACATTTCAGAAGCACTTAGAAAGGAACAGAACTTCAGTTTCATCAGAGCAGCCCCTGGAC GAATGCAAATCAAATCTGACCAAGCCCAATTATACCTTGCTGCAGAAAGAACATAGTGGACAATACTCCTTTTCTATTTCttctgggaaaggaaaggaatggaaagagtTGCAGGAGACTCGACCTATGAAGAA CTTGATTGTTTATCCTCCTTCACCTGCAAAAGGAGGGCTTGGTGTCACAAAAGAGGACTTGGAGTGTTTAGAATATGGAGAATTCCTTAATGATGTGATCATTGATTTTTATCTTAA GTATCTGCAGTTAGAAAAAGCTCCCAAGGAACTTGCAGATCGGTCACACATATTTAGCAGTTTCTTCTACAAGTGCTTGACCAGGACAGAGAAGAACTCTGAAGAAAATCCAAAACTATC aATAGCCCAAAGAAGACACCGAAGAGTAAAAAGGTGGACTCgatatataaacatttttaataaagATTACATTTTTGTACCCGTAAATGAAGA GTCTCATTGGTATATTGCAGTAATTTGCTTCCCTTGGTTAGAAAACGTTATATATAAGGATTGTGAAAATCAACATTGGCCACAATCTGACTTCCAGCAATTTCCACATCAGTCAGAAAGTAACAGTGTAACCATTAGAAAAGAAAGTGTTTTGGTCCTTAGTGATATCTGGTGTGATACTGAAGAGCAAGATATAAAGAGCAACCTGCATCATGAag ATATTCAACCAGGCACCATAGCTTCAGAATTCAGTTCCAAAGTTTCCAAA AAATTCTCAGACActttaaaaatcaagaaaatttgtAAAAG GCCATGTATCCTTATCTTAGATTCTCTGAAGGCAAGTTCAGTACAAAATACTGTTCAGATCCTGAGAGA ATATCTAGAAGCAGAATGGGAAGCTAAACGCAAAACTTGTCGTGAGTTCAGCAAATCGACTATGGTGGATTTTTGTCCAAGAGTCcccaaacaaaataataacagtGATTGTGGAATATACTTATTGCAGTATGTGGAAACTTTTTTTCAG AATCCTATTGTTAACTTTGAACTTCCGGTACACTTGGAGCAATGGTTTCCTCCTCACCTGGTGAGAAGAAAGCGAGAACAGATTAGAGACTTGATCTTGCAATTACATTTCCAACAGCAGGGTGGCAGCAAAAGCTAG